The Amycolatopsis umgeniensis DNA segment CGTCGGCGTGAACCCGGAGGTCGGGCACGAGCAGATGGCCGGGCTCAACATCGTCCACGGCATCGGGCAGGCCCTGTGGCAGGGCAAGCTGTTCCACATCGACCTCAACGGCCAGCGCGGCCCGCGGTTCGACCAGGACCTCGTGTTCGGCCACGGCGACGTCCTGTCGTCGTTCTTCCTCGTCGACCTGCTGGAACACGGCGGCTACGACGGGCCGCGCCACTTCGACTACAAGCCGCTGCGCACGGAGAACATGGACGGCGTCTGGGCCAGCGCCGAGGCCAACATGGCCAGCTACCTGCTGTTCGCGGAACGCGCCCGCGCCTTCCGTGCCGATCCCGAGGTACGGGCCGCGCTGGACGCCGCCCTCGTCCCGGAGCTGGCGACACCGACGCTCAACGAGGGTGAGACCGCCGCGGATCTGCTGGCGGATCGATCGGCTTTCGAGGACTTCGACCCGGACAAGGCGGCGGAACGTGGCTACGGCTTCATCCGCCTGTCCCAGCTGGCACTCGAACACCTCACCGGAGCGCGCTAGAACCGGTCGACGTCGATGACAGCCTTGGCGAACTCTTCCGGCGCCTCTTGCGGGACGTTGTGGCCGATCCCGTTCAGGACGCGGTGCTCGTACTTGCCGGAGAACTTCGACCGGTAGGCCTTGCCGTCGGTGTTCGGGCCGTCGAAGTCGCTGCCGATCGTGATCGTCGGGACCGAGACCGTCGGGCCCTGCGCGAGTTTCTGTTCGAGGGCCTCGAGTTTCGGGTCGCCGTCGGCGAGGCTGAGCCGCCAGCGGTAGTTGTGGATCACGATGGCCACGTGGTCCGGATTGTCGAAACAGGCCGCCGACCGGTCGTAGGTCGCGTCGTCGAAGGTCCACTTCGGCGACGCGATCTTCCAGATCAGCTTGTTGAAGTCGTGACGGTTGTCCGTGTAGCCGAGGATGCCGCGCTCGGTGGCGAAGTAGTACTGGTACCACCAGCCGAGTTCGGCGGCGGGGGCGAGCGGCTGCTTGTTCGTCTCCCGGTTGGTGACCAGGTAGCCGCTCACCGAGACGAGCGCCTTGCAGCGCTCGGGCCACAGCGCGGCGATGATCACGGCCGTGCGGGCGCCCCAATCGAAGCCGCCGAAGACGGCCTTCTGGATCTCGAGGGCGTCCAGCAGCGCGATGATGTCGGCGGCGATCGCGGACTGCTGGCCGTTGCGGAAGGTGTCCTTCGAGAGGAACCGCGTCGGTCCGTAGCCCCGGAGGAACGGCACGATCACCCGGTATCCGGCCGCGACCAGGCGCGGGGTGACGTCGACGTAGCTGTGGATGTCGTAGGGCCAGCCGTGCAGGAGGACCACCACCGGGCCGTCGGCGGGGCCGGCTTCGGCGTACCCGATGCTCAGCTCCCCGGCGTCGACCTGCTTGAGCGGGCCGAACGAGGTGTTCCCGCCGGTCGTCGCGGACGCGGCCACCGGTGCCGCCGCGGGCTGGGCCGAACAACTCGCCACGGTGGCTCCCGCCGTCGCGGCGATGACGGCCTGCGCGAACCTTCTCCTGCTGAGCATCCTGATCCCTCCCGCGAAACGCCTGGTACGGGATCGAAACTAAGGACGCGGTGCGGGGCGCGGCGACCGTCGGACGACGTCACCGGTGTAAGTCACCCCTCTAAGCGACTTCCGGCTGGACGTCGAGGAAGGCCATCTCCAGGCGGTGGATCCGGGCCCAGAACTCGGCCTCCCTGCCGGATTCGAGCACGCCGAGATGGCCGCCGGGGACGACACGGCCCACGAACGGACCGGAGGTCCACACCCGCCAGCCGCCCGTGGCGTCGTCGCCGGAGGCGAACGCGGGATCGTCGGTGCCGCGCATCGCCGCGATCGGGCACGAGAGTCGCGTCCTGGCGGGCCCACGGTAGGCGTTCAGCAGCTGGAGGTCGCCGAGCAGGAGGTCCAGGGCGTACTCCCAGCTCTCGGGCGAGTCGCGATAGCCCGCGACCGGGGTGAGCCCGGTGCGGCCGAACACCCGCCCCATGGCCGACGCGCCCGCCTTGGCGTTCTTCTCCGGGGAGCGCCGTTGCGGGGCGCACGCGTCCACGACGATCAACGCGCCAGGGGCGACGCCGAGTCGTTGGGCCGTTTCCAGCGCGACGAAGGCGCCCATTCCGAAACCGATTGTCACGGTGCGGGAAAACCAGTCCCTCGGCGTCGCGTCGGCCAAGAGCGAGGCGATTTCTTCGACGGAGGACGCGGGTGCCTCCGCGAGCCGTTCCCCGTGTCCGGGATATTCGACGCCCCAGACCTCCGCGGCGGCCGCGCCGGCGAGCGGGCCGAACGCTTGGAGCGTGCCGCCCGCGGGCGGAAGCAGCAGGTAGCCGGGGCCGCGACTGTCTGATGTGGACAGTGGAATGAGCGGGACCGTCATGATCCGAAAGATACGCGCGGTTAACCCGAATGGGGTAACGGTTTGGGCTCGACCAAGATCAATTCACCCGCCAGGGGGAGAGCTTTCCGAGAAGGGCCCCTGACCGTGTCGTATCTGACGCTCCCCGTTCGACGTCCTGATAAAGAGCCGGAAGGAGAAAGCGATGACCACCACGACACTGGCCTCGACCACGCGGCTGAACCCGGTGCGCCGCACCCTGCCGGTTCTGCTGGCGCTGGAGGACGAAGCGGAAGACCTCGGCCGCTTGTCCCCGGACGACCGCCTGACCTGCCACGTGCACGGCCGCTGGATCCACCAGTGCGTCGCCTCACCGGTTCACGTCAACCCGATCACCCGTCACCGCTGGTGCCGCTCGTGCGCGACCGCGCTGACCGTCTCCGTCGACGAGCTGTCCGGTGCCGTCACGATGTCCTGCCCGCGGTGCGGCCACGGCGAAAGCGCCGCCTCGGCCCGGCTGATCACAGCGTGCCGGGCCAGCCTGGCGGCGGCGCGAGGCGGCACCGCGGCGCGGGCGGCCTAGACGACCCACTTGAGGACACGGTCGATGATCAGCTCGCGATCCTCCGGCCGGAGATAGAGGAAATGCCCGGCGTCGGGCAGGATTTCGACGTCGGCCTGGGGAAGCAGGTTCTCGAGCCGTGCGGCGGCAGCGGCGGAATCGTGCACGGTGCTTCGCCCGCCGAACAGGGCGAGTGCGGGCACTCGGATGGATCGCAGTGCCTCCTCGCTCGGGCAGACCTGGAACGGCACCCGCGCGCGGTAAGACCGGATACCGGCGAGCACCAGCCGGGCGGCGGGCTGGTCGAGCACGTCTTCCCCGGCGGACCAGGTCAAGAACCGCCGCCACAGGCGTTCGCTGTCGAGCACGCCCGCGAGCGCGCCGTACCACAACACCTTCCGGGAGAACGGCGCCGAGACGGTGGTCGCGTCCAGCAGCCCGATGGAGGCGAGCCTGCCGGGCGCGTGGATCGCCTGGTTGACCGCGTGCCAGCCACCGGTCGAACCGCCGATGAGGTGCACCGCGGTCAATCCCAGGCTCTCGAAGACGTCGTCGAGCGCACTCGTGCGGTCGCGGATGTCCTTGAACGGCGCCGTTTGCACGCTTCGGCCCGCCTCGCCGAGGGTGTCGATCGCATAGACGGCGTGCCGCTCGGCCAGGGCGGGGATCAAGGTCGCGTAGCAGGCGGACGTCGCCAAGAGCCCGGGCAGCAGCGCGATCGGCGGATCGTCGCCGCCGTAGCGGTAGACCCGTGTGGTGCCGTGGCGCGTCTCGACGTGGAACAGGGCGCTTGGCTCCGGGCACTCGGCCATGGCGCGGTCATAGGCGGCGAAATAGCGCCGTTCGGCCGCCGGATCTCTGAATCCCCCGATTTTGGTCATGACGAGAACGCTAGGCAGCGTCCCGTTTCCGGTCTTGAACGAAAGTAAGATGGCGGCATGGGTGGGTGGAGTCTCGTGGTGCCACGGCGGGACATCGGCCGCGCGCCCGGCGAGCGGGTGCTGCGCCTCCCGGATCCTCGCCTCGCCGCCCACGTCTCGAGTTACGTCGCGCACGACCTCCCCGACGCCGGGCCGAACTCCTGGCGGGTCACCCCGCTCTCCGCGCTCATCTGGGTGATCGACCTCGAAGCGCCGAAACGCGCGCTGCCGGAATCACCCGTGCTCGGGCTGCGAGACCGGCCGCTGCTCGCGGAACAAGCCGGCGTTTCGCGAGGTATCGCCGTCGCCCTGACCCCGCTCGGCGCCTACGGATTGTTCGGGATCCCGTTGCGCGAGCTGACGAACGCGGTGATCGCGGCTTCCGATCTGACGGCGGCCGGACCGTTGACGGAACGCCTCGCGGAAGCGGCGGACTGGCCGGAGAGGTTCCGGTTGCTGGACGAGTACCTGGTGGCGAGGCTCGCTCGTGGCCCGGAACTCTCCGCGCCCGTCCGGTACGCCTGGGACCGTCTCGCGGCTGGCCCTGTCCGCGTCGACGCACTCGCGGAG contains these protein-coding regions:
- a CDS encoding alpha/beta fold hydrolase translates to MLSRRRFAQAVIAATAGATVASCSAQPAAAPVAASATTGGNTSFGPLKQVDAGELSIGYAEAGPADGPVVVLLHGWPYDIHSYVDVTPRLVAAGYRVIVPFLRGYGPTRFLSKDTFRNGQQSAIAADIIALLDALEIQKAVFGGFDWGARTAVIIAALWPERCKALVSVSGYLVTNRETNKQPLAPAAELGWWYQYYFATERGILGYTDNRHDFNKLIWKIASPKWTFDDATYDRSAACFDNPDHVAIVIHNYRWRLSLADGDPKLEALEQKLAQGPTVSVPTITIGSDFDGPNTDGKAYRSKFSGKYEHRVLNGIGHNVPQEAPEEFAKAVIDVDRF
- a CDS encoding thioesterase II family protein — protein: MTVPLIPLSTSDSRGPGYLLLPPAGGTLQAFGPLAGAAAAEVWGVEYPGHGERLAEAPASSVEEIASLLADATPRDWFSRTVTIGFGMGAFVALETAQRLGVAPGALIVVDACAPQRRSPEKNAKAGASAMGRVFGRTGLTPVAGYRDSPESWEYALDLLLGDLQLLNAYRGPARTRLSCPIAAMRGTDDPAFASGDDATGGWRVWTSGPFVGRVVPGGHLGVLESGREAEFWARIHRLEMAFLDVQPEVA
- a CDS encoding alpha/beta fold hydrolase, which codes for MTKIGGFRDPAAERRYFAAYDRAMAECPEPSALFHVETRHGTTRVYRYGGDDPPIALLPGLLATSACYATLIPALAERHAVYAIDTLGEAGRSVQTAPFKDIRDRTSALDDVFESLGLTAVHLIGGSTGGWHAVNQAIHAPGRLASIGLLDATTVSAPFSRKVLWYGALAGVLDSERLWRRFLTWSAGEDVLDQPAARLVLAGIRSYRARVPFQVCPSEEALRSIRVPALALFGGRSTVHDSAAAAARLENLLPQADVEILPDAGHFLYLRPEDRELIIDRVLKWVV
- a CDS encoding helix-turn-helix domain-containing protein, which codes for MGGWSLVVPRRDIGRAPGERVLRLPDPRLAAHVSSYVAHDLPDAGPNSWRVTPLSALIWVIDLEAPKRALPESPVLGLRDRPLLAEQAGVSRGIAVALTPLGAYGLFGIPLRELTNAVIAASDLTAAGPLTERLAEAADWPERFRLLDEYLVARLARGPELSAPVRYAWDRLAAGPVRVDALAEEVGWSRQHLNARFREQIGLNPSTVGRITRLNRVMALVNRVSSLAWAEVAHLGGYSDQAHLVREFRALTGCSPTEVGKPAGLFVPPGHGA